In Taeniopygia guttata chromosome 2, bTaeGut7.mat, whole genome shotgun sequence, one genomic interval encodes:
- the LOC116807520 gene encoding LOW QUALITY PROTEIN: cytochrome P450 11B, mitochondrial-like (The sequence of the model RefSeq protein was modified relative to this genomic sequence to represent the inferred CDS: deleted 1 base in 1 codon): MERGFQRLGPVYRDRVGSLDCVNVLLPQDAAQLLRAEGPFPRRMGIAAWSAHRALRAHRCGLFLLNGPAWRQDRLALNRAVLAPSGARRFLPLLDSVARDFARSLRGRVRAAPGGALTIDPHPLLFRFTLEASSYALYGERLGLLGGGGAGGAQRFLGALEEMLRTTPPLLFLPPTLLRLHPPLWRRHLRAWDTIFQHADESIQRIYREFCRGAPGAGAGAGAGSGPGGGPGGVPGGVLAELLLQGHLPLPNIKANVTEFTAGGVDTTAIPLLFTLFELGRNPEVQRALREELRAAGGDPKGDPKNDPKNLLGALPLLKAAIKETLRLYPVGITVQRYPATDVVLHNYRVPKGTLCQVALYAMGRCPDVFPQPERYDPWRWLGKDDTTFKALAFGFGARQCIGRRLAEAEMMLFLAHVLGNFSVEAASAEDPGTVFRFILMPQRAPLLTFRCLP; encoded by the exons ATGGAGCGGGGGTTCCAGCGCCTCGGGCCGGTCTACAG GGACCGCGTGGGCTCCCTGGACTGCGTGAACGTGCTGCTGCCGCAGGACGCGGCGCAGCtgctgcgggcggaggggccGTTCCCGCGCAGGATGGGCATCGCGGCCTGGAGCGCCCACCGGGCCCTGCGCGCCCACCGCTGcgggctgttcctgct GAACGGCCCCGCGTGGCGCCAGGACCGCCTGGCCCTGAACCGCGCCGTGCTCGCCCCGTCCGGTGCCCGCCGGTTTCTGCCGCTGCTCGATTCGGTCGCTCGGGACTTCGCCCGGAGCCTCCGCGGCCGCGTCCGCGCCGCCCCCGGGGGGGCTCTGACCATCGACCCCCACCCGCTGCTCTTCCGCTTCACCCTCGAGG ccaGCAGCTACGCGCTGTACGGGGAgcggctggggctgctgggggggggcggggcggggggcgcgcaGCGCTTTTTGGGGGCGCTGGAGGAGATGCTGCGGACCACC CCCCCCCTGCTCTTCCTGCCCCCCACCCTGCTGCGCCTGCACCCCCCGCTCTGGCGGCGCCACCTCCGCGCCTGGGACACCATCTTCCAGCACG CTGACGAGAGCATCCAGCGCATTTACCGGGAGTTCTGCCGGGGggctcccggtgccggtgccggtgccggggccggttccggtcccggggggggtcccgggggggtccccgggggggtcctggcggagctgctgctgcaggggcaccTCCCCCTCCCCAACATCAAAGCCAACGTCACCGAGTTCACCGCGGGCGGCGTGGACACC acGGCGATCCCGCTGCTGTTCACGCTGTTCGAGCTCGGGCGGAACCCGGAGGTCCAACGGGCGCTGCGGGAGGAGCtgcgggcggcggggggggaccccaaaggggaccccaaaaacgaccccaaaaac CTGCTCGGGGCGCTGCCGCTGCTGAAAGCGGCGATCAAAGAGACGCTGAG GCTGTACCCGGTGGGAATCACTGTCCAGCGCTATCCGGCCACCGACGTGGTGCTGCACAACTACCGCGTGCCCAAGGGG ACGCTGTGCCAGGTGGCGCTCTACGCCATGGGGCGCTGCCCCGACGTGTTCCCGCAGCCCGAGCGCTACGACCCGTGGCGCTGGCTGGGCAAGGACGACACCACCTTCAAGGCCTTGGCCTTCGGCTTCGGCGCGCGCCAGTGCATCGGCCGGCGCCTGGCCGAGGCCGAGATGATGCTCTTCCTCGCCCAC GTTCTGGGTAATTTCTCGGTGGAGGCCGCCAGCGCGGAGGATCCCGGCACCGTGTTCCGCTTCATTCTGATGCCGCAGCGCGCGCCCCTGCTCACCTTCCGCTGCCTGCCCTGA